One window of Mucilaginibacter inviolabilis genomic DNA carries:
- a CDS encoding RagB/SusD family nutrient uptake outer membrane protein, translated as MKKIYILMLACLVISSLSLSSCKKDNFLNRLPVSDLTQQNFFANANDLNTYCNGFYPTLPGVTSVALDDQQSDNYENNPYDRIVAGQLTVPTSAADNNNNQPKWQWDFLRQVNYFFENYQKANAPQAVKNHYVGVARFFRAWFYFRMVKAYGDVPWYGKTIQPNDVGSLNKARDPRQLVMDSVMADLNFAVNNINPTGPSGTITKWAALAFQARVALHEGTFRKYHGIAGWEPFLQTAVTAAQAVMQSGNFKLYTTGNPNKDYLNLFLFYAPSDPQNTEVLLGYYYSNTLHFTSALDGNIAAYGHSLTKGLMDTYLTKGGTPFTALPGYNTQMIKDELTNRDPRLTQTVLAPAVTYGNMIGAKRLGTTPTGYQQIKYYDPATPTYNTNYNAGIIFRYGEMLLDYAEAKAELANSGIGSFSQGDLDMSVNLLRDRAGMPHLLMSAPLDPVLAATYPNVSGSIQNVLLEIRRERRVELACEGFRYDDLMRWKSGPLLAQPFLGMYFPGLGTYDLDGDGQPDVALVTAKPANPVTNVSYFVLGKDIYLSNGNSGNVVVNPTLVKTFSDPKNYYFPIPATELLLNKNLTQNPGW; from the coding sequence ATGAAAAAGATATATATACTCATGCTGGCTTGTTTGGTGATAAGCTCCTTATCACTAAGCTCCTGCAAAAAAGATAATTTTTTAAACCGCTTACCGGTATCAGACCTCACACAGCAAAACTTTTTTGCCAATGCCAATGACCTCAATACCTACTGCAATGGGTTTTATCCTACTCTGCCGGGCGTTACATCTGTAGCCCTGGATGATCAGCAGAGTGATAATTACGAAAACAATCCTTATGATAGAATAGTAGCGGGGCAGCTTACAGTGCCTACGAGCGCTGCTGATAACAATAATAACCAACCCAAATGGCAGTGGGATTTTTTGCGTCAGGTAAACTATTTTTTTGAAAATTATCAAAAGGCTAATGCTCCACAAGCGGTAAAAAATCATTATGTAGGCGTTGCCCGTTTTTTCAGGGCCTGGTTTTATTTTCGCATGGTAAAGGCCTATGGTGATGTGCCATGGTATGGTAAAACTATTCAACCAAATGATGTGGGCAGTTTAAATAAAGCGAGAGATCCCCGGCAATTGGTGATGGATTCTGTGATGGCCGATCTGAATTTTGCGGTTAATAATATCAACCCTACCGGTCCTTCGGGTACTATTACCAAATGGGCAGCCCTGGCTTTCCAGGCAAGGGTGGCCCTGCATGAGGGTACATTCAGAAAATATCATGGTATTGCAGGCTGGGAACCCTTTTTGCAAACAGCTGTCACCGCTGCACAGGCAGTGATGCAAAGCGGGAATTTTAAATTGTATACCACGGGAAACCCCAATAAGGATTACCTGAATTTATTCCTGTTCTATGCTCCTTCTGATCCGCAGAATACCGAAGTGCTCTTAGGTTATTATTACAGTAATACCCTTCATTTTACCTCGGCGCTTGACGGTAACATAGCAGCATATGGCCATAGTTTAACCAAGGGTTTAATGGATACTTACTTGACCAAAGGAGGTACTCCTTTTACTGCTTTGCCCGGTTATAATACCCAAATGATCAAGGATGAATTAACAAACCGTGATCCGAGGTTGACGCAAACCGTTTTGGCGCCGGCAGTAACTTATGGTAATATGATTGGAGCTAAAAGGTTGGGTACAACACCAACAGGATATCAGCAGATAAAGTATTACGATCCGGCTACGCCTACTTACAATACAAATTATAATGCCGGTATTATATTCCGTTATGGCGAGATGTTGTTGGATTATGCTGAAGCAAAAGCCGAATTGGCAAATTCAGGGATTGGCAGCTTTTCACAGGGCGATCTGGATATGTCTGTTAATTTACTGCGCGATAGGGCAGGTATGCCACATTTGCTCATGAGTGCACCTCTGGATCCCGTGTTAGCTGCAACGTACCCCAATGTATCTGGTTCAATACAAAATGTATTGCTGGAGATCCGCCGTGAACGCCGGGTAGAGTTAGCCTGCGAAGGTTTCCGCTATGATGATCTGATGCGGTGGAAAAGCGGTCCGCTGTTGGCACAACCTTTTCTGGGTATGTATTTCCCTGGATTAGGGACTTATGATCTGGATGGCGACGGGCAGCCTGATGTGGCGCTGGTAACGGCCAAGCCGGCTAATCCTGTAACAAACGTTTCTTACTTTGTGCTTGGTAAGGATATCTACTTAAGTAATGGCAACAGCGGTAATGTAGTGGTTAATCCTACACTGGTAAAAACTTTTAGTGATCCTAAAAACTATTACTTCCCAATACCTGCTACCGAATTATTACTCAATAAAAACTTAACACAAAACCCAGGCTGGTAA
- a CDS encoding TonB-dependent receptor, whose translation MKITIFLIILFCLRASANIDAQTISLSEKNVSIEKVITKIKRQSGYVFWYESKLLKNVPAISINLQNATIQQALDMLFKDQALVYTIVDNTVVIDEKSKSSNQLPVFQNITGKVTDDKGVPLPGVNVTVKGTQKGTITDINGIYRLPVERGETIVFSFVGFKKQEVVVKEQKEINIALEQDQSKLNDVVVVGYGSQKKVNLTGAVGTISGSVLEDRPLSTIGRGLQGQLPGLNINSDNGQPGRGATFNIRGFTSINGGSPLILVDGIMTDINNINPDDVANATVLKDAAAAAVYGSRAAFGVILITTKNGQTGSSPKVSYNMNYAIHKIANLPDVVTDPATVVDYKNQAYAGYYGVNLYNTTFVDYAKKRSQNPSLPAAIPNPADPTSYMYVGNTNWFNELYKPDNASQNHNLSVSGGSDRITYYFSADYNTQTGVFRYNPDKYDRINMRAKLDFKVTDWLHIYTNTSYNRTVYNQPSLWTSDYTAGDLYHEVGRIGTLGILKNPDGSWTSSGADIGFLQQGGRANTVTNQPQNTVGFTTSFFNNTWRIKGDYTFRATNNYYQSYRVAIPYEVGPNQQVSYAGHSDASANADDNSYQAINIYTEYERSLGKHYFKGMIGFNQELNKYNYFSAQNNDLISSNVGYLSQTTGATPSVLGYGNQWAVRGVFSRLNYSYNNRYLFEVDARYDGSSRFPLNDHYGFFPSASAGWRVSEESFFKSLRGVVTNFKLRASYGSLGNDQSLGNYDFIPTLPSEKINNILGGAQPTAVYPASLVSPSLTWEKVYSRDGGVDITLFGKFDATFDWYQRDTKDMITKGFQLPAVLGATQPKENAADLRTRGWELNLSYNDQFQLAGKPFKYSVRANLWDNKTIITRYNNPNKYWFGGDYYEGEQVGDIWGLTTVGIFQSDAAAQGKPDQSKLQGYYAWNKAGEIQYADRNGDGKIDYGDGTVSKPGDAHVIGNTSPRYNFGFGGNFAWNNFDFSIFFQGVGKATFNPGVTGYYWSMFFAPWENVTKNIVGNTWTPDNPNAFFPSLKGWRAGDAGAWKDLAVPQTRYMYSAAYIRLKNLSVGYSFNLSFLRKIGVDRLRVYFSGEDLWESDHLPQGFDPEGLNHVSGSSVGYWGAGKIYPFQRGYSFGLNVKF comes from the coding sequence ATGAAAATCACGATATTTTTAATAATCCTTTTTTGCCTGCGCGCATCAGCCAATATAGATGCCCAAACTATCAGTTTATCAGAAAAAAATGTATCTATTGAAAAAGTAATCACTAAGATAAAGCGCCAAAGCGGTTACGTGTTTTGGTACGAGAGTAAACTGTTAAAAAATGTTCCAGCTATAAGTATAAATCTTCAGAACGCAACTATTCAGCAGGCACTGGACATGCTATTTAAAGATCAGGCACTGGTTTATACCATCGTTGATAATACGGTAGTTATTGACGAAAAATCAAAGTCATCAAATCAGTTACCGGTGTTTCAAAACATTACCGGTAAGGTAACAGATGATAAAGGAGTTCCGCTTCCCGGCGTAAATGTTACCGTAAAAGGCACTCAGAAAGGTACCATTACGGATATCAATGGTATTTACAGACTGCCAGTAGAGCGCGGCGAAACTATCGTTTTCTCCTTTGTTGGTTTTAAAAAACAAGAGGTGGTTGTTAAAGAGCAAAAAGAAATTAACATAGCTCTTGAGCAGGATCAATCCAAATTAAATGATGTGGTGGTTGTTGGTTATGGAAGTCAGAAAAAAGTAAACCTGACAGGAGCTGTCGGCACCATAAGCGGAAGCGTATTAGAAGACAGGCCACTATCTACTATTGGTCGCGGTTTACAGGGACAATTGCCTGGCTTAAACATAAATTCCGATAATGGACAGCCTGGCAGGGGAGCTACTTTTAATATCAGGGGCTTTACATCAATTAACGGCGGCAGCCCTTTGATATTGGTTGATGGTATCATGACTGATATTAATAATATCAATCCGGATGATGTTGCCAATGCAACGGTATTGAAAGATGCTGCCGCTGCCGCGGTTTATGGTTCAAGGGCCGCATTTGGAGTAATACTGATCACTACCAAAAACGGGCAAACAGGCAGCTCTCCAAAAGTGAGCTATAATATGAATTATGCAATACATAAGATTGCTAATTTGCCCGATGTGGTGACTGATCCGGCAACGGTGGTTGACTATAAAAACCAGGCTTATGCGGGTTATTATGGTGTGAATTTATACAACACAACCTTTGTTGACTATGCTAAAAAACGCTCACAAAACCCTAGTTTGCCTGCAGCTATTCCTAATCCTGCAGATCCTACCTCTTATATGTATGTAGGTAATACCAATTGGTTCAATGAATTATATAAGCCTGATAATGCCAGCCAAAATCATAACCTGAGTGTGAGCGGCGGAAGCGACAGGATCACTTATTATTTTTCGGCTGATTATAATACGCAGACGGGTGTATTTCGATATAATCCGGATAAGTACGATAGGATCAACATGCGGGCCAAGCTCGATTTTAAGGTGACCGACTGGCTGCATATTTATACCAACACTTCCTACAATCGTACAGTTTATAATCAGCCGTCTTTATGGACCTCAGATTATACAGCAGGCGATTTATATCACGAAGTAGGACGTATAGGAACTTTAGGGATATTGAAAAATCCAGATGGTTCCTGGACTTCCTCTGGCGCTGATATAGGATTTTTACAGCAAGGCGGCCGTGCAAATACGGTAACCAATCAGCCGCAAAATACGGTTGGATTTACTACATCCTTTTTTAATAATACCTGGAGAATAAAAGGTGATTATACCTTCCGGGCTACTAATAACTATTACCAGAGTTATCGGGTAGCGATCCCCTATGAAGTAGGGCCTAATCAGCAGGTATCCTATGCCGGGCATAGTGATGCTTCTGCAAATGCTGATGATAACTCATACCAGGCCATCAATATATATACTGAGTATGAGCGAAGCTTGGGTAAACACTATTTCAAAGGGATGATTGGCTTTAACCAGGAGCTGAACAAGTATAATTACTTTTCTGCTCAGAATAATGATCTGATCAGTAGCAATGTGGGGTACCTGAGCCAAACAACCGGTGCTACACCTTCGGTATTGGGCTATGGTAATCAGTGGGCAGTGAGAGGGGTGTTTTCCAGGTTAAACTATTCCTATAACAATAGATACTTGTTTGAGGTAGATGCCCGGTATGATGGATCATCCCGTTTCCCATTGAATGATCATTACGGATTCTTTCCATCGGCTTCTGCTGGCTGGCGGGTTTCTGAAGAGTCTTTCTTTAAAAGTCTCAGGGGGGTAGTAACCAATTTTAAACTTCGTGCCTCTTATGGTTCTTTGGGGAACGATCAGAGCCTTGGTAACTATGATTTTATACCAACGCTCCCTTCCGAAAAGATCAATAATATATTAGGTGGTGCACAGCCAACTGCTGTATACCCTGCTTCATTAGTTTCGCCAAGCCTTACCTGGGAAAAAGTGTATAGCAGGGATGGTGGTGTAGATATTACCTTATTTGGAAAATTCGACGCCACTTTCGACTGGTATCAGCGTGATACTAAAGATATGATCACCAAAGGGTTTCAATTGCCAGCTGTATTAGGAGCCACTCAGCCAAAAGAAAACGCAGCCGATCTGCGTACACGTGGCTGGGAGTTAAACCTGTCTTACAATGACCAGTTTCAGTTAGCCGGTAAGCCTTTTAAATACAGTGTACGGGCAAATCTTTGGGATAATAAAACCATTATTACCCGTTACAATAACCCCAACAAATACTGGTTTGGTGGCGACTATTATGAAGGCGAACAAGTAGGTGATATATGGGGGTTAACCACAGTGGGCATATTCCAATCAGATGCTGCAGCCCAGGGTAAACCAGATCAATCTAAACTACAGGGATATTATGCCTGGAATAAAGCCGGCGAGATACAATATGCCGATCGGAACGGCGATGGGAAAATTGACTATGGCGATGGTACTGTAAGCAAGCCCGGGGACGCCCACGTGATAGGTAATACCTCGCCACGTTACAATTTTGGTTTTGGAGGCAACTTTGCCTGGAATAATTTTGATTTCAGCATCTTTTTCCAGGGGGTAGGTAAGGCTACTTTTAACCCCGGCGTAACCGGATATTATTGGAGTATGTTTTTTGCCCCCTGGGAAAATGTAACAAAAAACATTGTAGGCAATACCTGGACACCGGATAATCCAAACGCCTTTTTTCCAAGCCTGAAAGGTTGGCGGGCCGGAGATGCCGGGGCATGGAAAGATCTGGCTGTTCCGCAAACAAGATATATGTATAGTGCCGCCTATATACGCCTCAAAAATTTAAGCGTAGGGTATTCATTTAACTTATCGTTCCTGCGTAAAATAGGGGTTGATCGCCTGAGAGTTTATTTCAGCGGTGAGGATCTTTGGGAATCTGATCACCTGCCTCAGGGATTTGACCCGGAAGGCTTAAACCACGTATCCGGTTCTAGTGTAGGCTACTGGGGTGCTGGTAAGATATACCCATTTCAGCGCGGATACTCATTCGGACTTAATGTGAAGTTTTAA